GACATCGCCATGATGAAGCTTGCACATTTGTTcggctcttcttcttcttcgtcttcgtcttcctccaaGAAGGAGAACAAGGTGAGCagcaagaagaggaggagcggcgccaAGAGCTGCTCCTTCGGCTCCACcacgtcttcgtcgtcgtcgtcgttggcggcgtCATCATCCGATGattccgccgccaccacgccgaGATCCGTGTTgccggcgtcctcctccggcaccaagaagccggcggcggtggccgtgacGCGGGAGGACCTGGAGGTGGCCCTGCGGAGGATCGTGTCGAGCAAGGAGGAGCTGGCCGCGATGCTCGCCGAGGCGGAGTGCGCCGGGGAGCTCGTGCTGGAGGAgatcgcggccgcggcggcggacgagggcgAGCTGAAGGAGACGTTCGCGGTGTTCGACGCCGACGGGGACGGGAGGATCTCCGCCGAGGAGCTCCGCGCAGTGCTCGCGTCGCTCGGCGACGAGCTCTGCTCCGTCGACGACTGCCGCCGCATGATCGGCGGCGTGGACACCGACGGCGACGGGTTCGTCTGCTTCGACGAGTTCGCCCGCATGATGATGTATGGCTGCGCGTGATTATATATTGGTTACTAGGTTTTGATCGATGTACGTAATGCATGTTAATCGATCGTCTCCTGTATGTACGTGTCGTTCATCTGCTGTTCATTGTCTACACTGATTTCTTTTGTTCTCTTTGTACGTAGTACGAGTTTCACAGAAGAAATGAACAGAACGGTCAGTTTAGATCGGTAACGTTTTTTTCCTTTACTAGCTGAtttgcccgtgcattgcaataGAATCAAAGGACAGATTGAGGATTGGGAATT
The nucleotide sequence above comes from Oryza glaberrima chromosome 11, OglaRS2, whole genome shotgun sequence. Encoded proteins:
- the LOC127755517 gene encoding probable calcium-binding protein CML36 is translated as MMKLAHLFGSSSSSSSSSSKKENKVSSKKRRSGAKSCSFGSTTSSSSSSLAASSSDDSAATTPRSVLPASSSGTKKPAAVAVTREDLEVALRRIVSSKEELAAMLAEAECAGELVLEEIAAAAADEGELKETFAVFDADGDGRISAEELRAVLASLGDELCSVDDCRRMIGGVDTDGDGFVCFDEFARMMMYGCA